In a single window of the Coffea eugenioides isolate CCC68of chromosome 3, Ceug_1.0, whole genome shotgun sequence genome:
- the LOC113765418 gene encoding glycine-rich RNA-binding protein 2-like, which yields MGSKTLLFLFISLAIALMITSEVAARELAETSTSVDNSNAVETDGYGGYRGGGYGGYRGGGYGGYPGGGHGGYHGGGYGGYPGGGYGGRGGGGRGGYGGYHGGGYGGYPGGGYGGRGGGGYGGRGGGYGGRGGGGHGGHPDEAVDAETAN from the exons ATGGGTTCAAAGacacttcttttccttttcatttcctTAGCTATAGCTTTAATGATTACCTCAGAGGTTGCTGCTAGAGAATTGGCTGAGACTTCCACTTCTGTTGACAATT CTAATGCAGTTGAGACTGATGGCTACGGAGGGTACCGTGGAGGAGGATATGGAGGGTACCGCGGTGGTGGATATGGGGGCTATCCAGGAGGAGGTCATGGAGGATATCATGGGGGCGGATATGGAGGGTACCCGGGTGGTGGCTATGGCGGACGTGGCGGTGGCGGCCGTGGTGGTTATGGAGGATATCACGGGGGTGGATATGGAGGGTATCCTGGTGGTGGCTATGGAGGACGTGGTGGTGGTGGCTATGGAGGACGCGGTGGCGGCTATGGAGGACGTGGTGGTGGCGGCCATGGTGGACATCCTGATGAAGCTGTTGATGCAGAGACTGCGAACTAA